From a region of the Oscarella lobularis chromosome 7, ooOscLobu1.1, whole genome shotgun sequence genome:
- the LOC136189600 gene encoding circularly permutated Ras protein 1-like, producing MHFGSDYALVSTKEDFDEVDEQNATSKGLLSTAKETSAIADDGETCLLDILDTAGQEEYSAMRDQYMRTGQCFLVVYAITDRSSFDEASTMFEWIRRVKDADDVPTVLCGNKCDLDDERVVTKAEGLLLAKRMACPFFETSARTRHNVDAAVHALIRRTPRYSKEYKMVVMGSGGVGKSAISIQFVQNHFVDEYDPTIEDSYRKQCVIKGIPKENQMTCNKKSKGGFLDCFRRSRSKTKDEKKGKVVRLPKANCNFVAVELGKLDENSQLATGDPTFCRGCNVVLSSISKIASNAWKCEFCGHVNSDVDVSPDEIPAGFTADYMLEPAPALETEDTDSGMIVFCIDISGSMCITTQVPALQAEWKALRKGARKSKNEMYISRLECVQEAVKRHIERVKLQNPGKAVALVTFNNEVVVIGDGSQVPTTICGDKLWSYDGLVQEGKSLATQSTFHSLNDSFERLSRQITNLEEGGATALGPALAVCVGLVGDKRQSEIILCTDGLPNVALGALDTPSPDSDFYQKIGNIAKGNETTISIIAIEGEECSLAHVSQCAALTGGTVNVLHPLELVRQMRLISQNPVIASDVQVSLIAHPALELDRQTSPQGLSRVVKEIGNVTRESDLTFGYHVRPHCARHGLSSLPFQVQIRYTSLSGQKWLRVVSRQQKVTHSRVQMEKGINVAVTGLAAVQKSAALGQNGHFKEAETNLHSVMRLLERSALTDQQQEEMYIFAVENDDLAVHLHDCEKQSSKGTGLCDAAAKVFHRKKASHLNEFLAGSAKKEVVHKRKGEAALNAHYYSYKFD from the exons ATGCATTTCGGAAGCGATTACGCACTCGtatcgacgaaagaagacttcgacgaagtcgacgaacaAAATGCGACGAGCAAAGGCCTCCTATCGACGGCAAAGGAGACGAGCGCGATAGCAGACGACGGAGAG ACGTGTCTCTTGGACATCTTGGACACAGCGGGCCAGGAGGAATATTCGGCAATGCGAGATCAG TACATGCGAACGGGCCAAtgctttctcgtcgtttacGCGATCACAGATCGAAGTTCGTTCGACGAGGCGTCGACTATGTTCGAATGGATAAGAAGAGTCaaagacgccgacgacgtgccCACG gtgctGTGTGGCAATAAATGCGAtttggacgacgaaagagTCGTGACCAAGGCCGAGGGTCTTCTTCTTGCCAAGCGAATGGCTTGCCCGTTTTTCGAGACGTCGGCGCGAACGCGTcacaacgtcgacgcggctGTTCACGCGCTGATCAGGCGAACGCCGCGCTATTCGAAAGAGTACAAGATGGTCGTCATGGGATCGGGTGGCGTCGGAAAGTCGGCCATCTCCATACAGTTCGTGCAGaatcatttcgtcgacgagtacGATCCGACGATCGAGGATTCCTATCGCAAGCAGTGCGTCATCAAGGGAATTCCGAAGGAGAATCAAA TGACTTgtaacaaaaaatcaaagggCGGTTTTCTTGATTgctttcgtcgttctcgctcGAAGAccaaagacgagaagaaaggaaaagtcGTGCGTTTGCCGAAGGCCAATTGCAACTTCGTTGCAGTCGAGTTGGGAAAGCTTGATGAAAATTCTCAGTTGGCGACTGGCGATCCGACGTTTTGTCGCGGCtgcaacgtcgtcttgtcgTCCATATCTAAAATAGCTTCAAACGCATGGAAATG CGAGTTTTGCGGTCACGTGAATTCTGACGTGGATGTTTCACCGGACGAGATTCCCGCCGGATTCACGGCCGACTACATGCTCGAGCCGGCGCCCGCACTCGAAACTGAAGATACGGACAGTGGAATGATCGTTTTTTGCATTGACATCAGCGGATCGATGTGTATCACAACCCAAGTACCAGCTCTCCAAG CCGAGTGGAAGGCACTTCGAAAGGGTGCCAGAAAGAGTAAGAACGAAATGTACATCTCTCGTCTGGAGTGTGTTCAAGAGGCAGTTAAAAG ACACATTGAACGCGTGAAATTACAGAATCCTGGCAAGGCAGTTGCTCTAGTGACGTTCAATAACGAAGTGGTTGTCATTGGCGACGGCAGCCAAGTTCCCACTACAATATGCGGCGACAAATTATGGAGTTACGACGGTCTCGTGCAAGAGGGAAAAAGCTTGGCGACTCAGTCGACTTTCCATTCACTCAACGACTCGTTCGA GAGATTAAGCAGACAGATCACAAATTTAGAAGAGGGAGGAGCGACGGCTTTGGGTCCTGCGTTGGCAGTGTGCGTCGGTCTCGTAGGAGACAAACGCCAGTCCGAGATTATTCTTTGCACCGACGGTCTGCCCAACGTTGCCCTAGGCGCACTAGACACTCCTAGCCCCGACTCTGACTTTTATCAGAAG ATTGGAAATATTGCCAAGGGCAACGAGACGACTATATCGATTATTGCAATCGAAGGGGAAGAGTGTTCGCTGGCTCACGTCAGCCAGTGCGCCGCTTTGACGGGCGGCACGGTCAACGTCTTGCACCCGCTCGAACTCGTTCGACAAATGCGACTCATATCGCAGAATCCCGTCATTGCTTCGGACGTTCAAGTGAGTCTCATTGCACATCCCGCCTTGGAACTGGATAGGCAAACGTCTCCGCAG GGCTTGAGTCGAGTTGTCAAGGAGATTGGCAATGTGACTCGCGAATCGGACTTGACGTTTGGCTATCACGTTCGGCCTCACTGCGCCCGTCACGGACTTTCTTCGCTACCGTTCCAG GTTCAAATCCGTTATACGTCTCTCTCTGGACAGAAGTGGCTTCGCGTCGTCAGTCGACAGCAAAAGGTCACTCACAGTAGAGTGCAAATGGAGAAG GGTATTAACGTGGCGGTGACAGGACTCGCAGCTGTTCAGAAATCCGCAGCGTTGGGACAGAATGGTCATTTCAAGGAAGCAGAGACAAATCT gCACTCTGTGATGCGCTTGTTGGAAAGAAGTGCTTTGACTGATCAGCAGCAGGAAGAAATGTACATATTTGCagttgaaaacgacgatttggctGTTCACTTGCACGATTGCGAAAAGCAAAGCTCGAAAGGAACCGGCTTATGCGATGCGGCGGCGAAAGTGTTTCACCGCAAAAAGGCGTCTCATCTGAACGAATTTCTCGCTGGTAGTGCCAAGAAAGAAGTCGTTCACAAACGAAAAGGTGAAGCAGCTCTCAACGCGCACTACTATAGCTATAAGTTTGACTGA
- the LOC136189677 gene encoding cdc42 homolog codes for METIKCVVVGDGAVGKTSLLMSYATNKFPTDYVPTVFDNYAVNVTIDGEPFKLGLFDTAGQEDYDRLRPLSYPLTDVFIVCFSVMNPSSLINLRDKWVPEIQHYVPAAPFIVVATQSDARDDYRAVESLKKHKLKPVATEEGQKTAKQLKAAAFVECSALTQRNLKDVFDSAIVAVLNPPEETTKMRRKRCKIL; via the exons ATGGAGACAATCAAGTGCGTCGTAGTTGGTGACGGAGCCGTTGGAAAGACGTCGCTGCTGATGAGCTACGCAACAAATAAGTTTCCTACGGATTACGTGCCGACTGTGTTTGACAATTATGCAG taaATGTGACTATTGATGGTGAACCGTTCAAATTGGGACTGTTCGACACTGCTGGTCAGGAAGACTACGATCGACTGAGACCCCTATCGTATCCACTCACAGACGTCTTTATCGTTTGCTTTTCTGTCATGAATCCATCATCGCTGATTAATCTCCGTGATAAGTGGGTGCCTGAAATTCAGCACTACGTTCCCGCTGCTCCATTCATAGTCGTCGCTACTCAGTCGGATGCACGCGACGACTATAGAGCGGTTGAGAGTCTCAAGAAGCATAAGCTTAAGCCAGTTGCTACAGAAGAAGGCCAAAAAACGGCGAAGCAACTCAAAGCGGCGGCGTTTGTTGAGTGTTCAGCTCTCACTCAGAGAAACCTCAAAGACGTTTTTGACTCGGCAATTGTAGCCGTTTTGAATCCGCCAGAGGAGACGACAAAAATGAGACGAAAGAGATGCAAGATATTGTGA
- the LOC136189676 gene encoding E3 ubiquitin-protein ligase HECTD1-like, whose product MADVDPGTLLEWLLMDQSDEREMQLIALEQLCMVLLMSDNVDRCFESCPPRTFLPALCKVFLDERAPYNVLEVTARAITYYLDVSGECARRVVGVDGAIKAFCARLEAADMTTRVSRDLAEQCIKVLELVSSRDAYAVFESGGLVATLLFVRDNGMSIHRDTLHSAMNVVSRQCGRVEPTDKKMAVYVESLSTLLRHDDGQVKESSLRCIATLADGFMRRGLDPAPIADGGLVDDLIQRLTAARVDASGSTGTAGDRASGSHAAAAVATTVTESGRSSVTLSISLLSILCRGSPPVSHSMLRSSLPDGLEGALWGDERCCLDAMRFIDLLLLLLFEGRRALPKNPSRASYNHNMSSGRLDGSGPERFHRQVIDAIRNSDMGTLIEAIELLGFDVNFTDDVGQTLLNWASAFGTLDMALYLCDRGADVNRGQKSSSLHYAACFGRPEIAKCLLRHGANPDLRDEDGKTPLERARERNDDGHRQVAEILQTPEEWMVSTVLGPSSDEDDDDDDESSADEFHGEKDEGEEEAGSSSKVSNSDDAAEGTIKSEEPVIMEKKKEEAADKKSRGENEDIGTPTTEAETKTENESTLMKKDEGQTSEERKEKLDESEGERPEMVEPESARAIGDESERKDTGEEEEKETSLPPDYNGDSEMAPVYVRRLLPELVRLHRVTMLPTVKKASLSLFRKMIHYASKSQLDDMAHLSNFASELIEVISAILDVEEDNDGHLLALQCVKDLMCKSADEFIDHFARLGVMQRINSLAGHPPRKTSDSSGGNETDKDESAESSAKGSSLQTLALPDARDFSLGKPYHWRNWNLVRGRDCVYLWNEHCALELSCGSNGWFRFLVDGKMATMYSSGSPETGSESVDAAKEFVEKLHRARSLSLLSSASFGLQSQPVLSGVDSGFKIVVGNWSFHSVKEGELEIRNSTGYHQATILKEDLTGFIFESNRRSRRTYTATTTLGNEFSLIEVGSKKGRRSLSKAETVKQKIERLGSEIVGKYFAAASAQTRPAMQELQEIVEKIGASSDETSESRVESLKRLAGLFVGEKTLSPFEIQTSSLVPALLSYLSHNSNEHKAAFLLAFHESNASSSNTPAIGLVKNLISVLESTEKYPVYQYDSPGYSFGMQALTRRFRFRLEMSSDCGGLIDYTGRTIKIEPLATVGMLRRHLLKMVAKQWYDYDRTAFTFAKKLREVEENRSSLVFKHTADFDENGIIYWIGTNAKTESEWVNPGTYCLVVISSSEGRTLPYGRVEDILSRDSSPKNCHTSDDQNAWLAIDMGIIFVPTAYSLRHARGYGRSALRNWQFQLSKDGQQWVTIREHVNDGTLNDPGSTGTWTLDPPSEDGWRHVRIKVTGKNSSNQTHYLSLSGFEVYGSVTKVCTDQLGKAAREMEVALRRQRKTLKQQVKSQFVVGARVVRGIDWKWRDQDGSPPGAGTITGELHNGWVDVSWDHSGANSYRMGAEGKYDLKLAPPELANAKPSSSSSSSSSSSSSSSSSAAAAAPSSTQARTGNGGDEGRMRTAVHELLAAALRGKRSQDERNEAADGKEKSGDEGRMVKPPTSSSSSTGVDDASAARSVADMLGLDRDTVAQLLGELRGVECDDVCEPVNDDDEEDEDLEDDDDDFGNEDDEQENYDDDDEDENVLMTGKRKWDDDFVLKRQFHALLPAFDPRPGRTNLPQTQDLSVPPPDAPDSDFPDSRQCSASQVNLGLKLRFQSAEKGSICEEVLCESDAPLFRFVQNVFLSDVANPKPDKLRQIWEPIYTLTYCGLTGDGDTFEANTAIGKWPLGFVEKHLGTKRLPKSELITYLQQSANPSWLKKWKLIGLPRSIRKNKNCHQLTSAYKDFCRSSKARLVSAGPTGKQEQGQWKEEAENALNLLELLRNLSQSEGEPSDGKVHSFDVSMSEFYSKKLSNKVLHQIQEPLVLTSDALPDWCTHLMLNHPLLFPYETRAQYFAATSFGVSRAIVWLQSLRDGGAPPGRQVTARRGEEANEYRMGRLKHERVVVPRSSDDGKLLDWAFNVMRLHGPRKSILEVEFLDEEGTGLGPTLEFFALVAAGLQRRDLGLWICDDDCVAERELDLGRGLRPRGYYVQRESGLFPSPFPQSHQSIHRLVRLFRFLGTFVARCLQDNRLVNIPFSHPMFKMMSTGGVVSGKEDGVKTPSLSRTKEVKEETVQAIKSPSNETAAANPVDLASPTGKTGPSSWRLRRNWFSSVLTDEDFVEVDPHRGKFVLELKKLSSKREEIMVDETIGQEEKEKRVAGLRLAVPDSGDGSGTVMLDDLCLDFQFNPSSKIYGYSDYPLKPGAENTPLTLSNASEFVDLVTDFCLDTGIESQMNAFRDGFNVVFPMEKLRSFTAEEISLMLRGEHAPDWTRNDVLRFTEPKNGYTKESRGYQHFVDVMTSLDSHERRSFLQFTTGCSSLPPGGLANLHPRLTVVKKDREHAGTLPSVNTCVHYLKLPEYDSAEELKEKLMAATNEKGFHLN is encoded by the exons ATGGCGGACGTCGATCCGGGAACGCTTCTCGAATGGCTCCTCATGGACCagagcgacgaacgcgaaatGCAGCTGATCGCCTTAGAGCAATTGTGCATGGTCCTCCTGATGTCCGACAACGTCGATCGATGCTTcgaaag CTGCCCGCCGCGCACCTTTCTGCCGGCCCTTTGCAAGGTGTTCCTCGACGAACGCGCTCCGTACAACGTTCTCGAAGTGACGGCGCGAGCCATTACCTACTACTTGGACGTGTCGGGCGAATGCGCGCGGCgagtcgtcggcgtcgacggtgCCATCAAGGCATTTTGCGCTCGTCTCGAAGCCGCCGACATGACGACGCGAGTCAGTCGCGATCTCGCTGAACAGTGCATAAAG GTTCTAGAATTGGTTTCGTCTCGCGACGCGTACGCCGTGTTCGAGTCGGGCGGACTCGTCGCGACTCTGCTCTTCGTTCGCGACAACGGCATGTCAATTCACCGCGACACGCTCCACTCGGCGATGAACGTCGTCAGTCGGCAGTGCGGTCGAGTCGAACCGACGGATAAGAAGATGGCCGTCTACGTCGAGTCGCTGTCGACGCTCCTgcgtcacgacgacggacaGGTGAAGGAGAGCTCGTTGCGATGCATTGCGACGCTCGCCGACGGGTTCATGCGTCGCGGATTGGATCCCGCTCCTATTGCCGACGGcggtctcgtcgacgatttgattCAGCGGCTTACGGCGGCGCGAGTCGACGCGAGCGGATCGACGGGAACGGCGGGTGATAGAGCGAGCGGATCGCACGCGGCTGCCGCGGTGGCGACGACAGTAACCGAGTCCGGTCGGTCGTCTGTTACGCTTAGCATTAGCTTGTTGTCTATTTTGTGCAGAGGATCGCCGCCTGTGTCTCAC TCTATGTTGAGATCTTCGTTGCCTGACGGCTTAGAAGGAGCGTTGTGGGGCGACGAGAG GTGTTGTTTGGATGCGATGCGGTTCATTGATTTGCTGCTCTTGTTGCTGTTTGAGGGACGACGCGCTTTGCCGAAAAATCCTAGTCGCGCCTCGTACAATCACAACATGTCTTCGGGTCGACTCGACGGGAGCGGACCGGAACGGTTTCACCGGCAAGTCATCGATGCTATAAGAAATTCAGACATGGGAACGCTTATTGAAGCCATTGAATTATTAG gtttTGATGTAAATTTTACGGATGATGTGGGTCAGACTCTGCTCAATTGGGCTTCAGCTTTTGGAACGTTGGACATG GCGTTGTACTTGTGTGACCGAGGTGCCGATGTAAATCGCGGgcagaagtcgtcgtcgcttcatTACGCAGCGTGTTTTGGAAGACCAGAAATAGCTAAA TGTTTGCTTCGACACGGTGCTAATCCCGACTTgagagacgaagacggtAAAACTCCTCTTGAGAGAGCtcgagaaagaaacgatgaCGGACATAGGCAAGTGGCCGAAATTTTGCAGACACCAG AGGAGTGGATGGTGTCTACTGTTCTTGGGCCTTCAAGTGAtgaggatgacgacgacgatgatgagtCGTCTGCGGACGAATTTCACGGCGAAAAGGACGAAGGAGAGGAGGAGGCTGGAAGTAGCAGCAAAGTCTCTAATTCTGACGATGCCGCCGAAGGGACCATAAAATCAGAAGAACCAGTAATaatggaaaaaaagaaagaggaggcaGCCGACAAAAAGAGCCgaggagaaaatgaagacaTAGGCACACCCACAACCGAAGCGGAAACAAAAACTGAAAACGAGAGTACTTTGATGAAGAAAGATGAAGGACAGACATccgaggaaagaaaagagaagctGGACGAGAGCGAGGGGGAGAGACCAGAGATGGTCGAACCCGAATCGGCGAGAGCAAttggagacgaaagcgaaagaaaagatacaggagaagaagaagaaaaggaaacgagTCTTCCTCCCGATTACAATGGCGATTCCGAAATGGCGCCGGTCTacgttcgacgacttttgCCGGAACTGGTTCGATTGCACCGCGTCACAATGTTGCCGACAGTAAA AAAAGCCTCTTTGAGTTTGTTTCGCAAAATGATTCATTATGCATCCAAGTCGCAGCTGGACGACATGGCCCACCTGTCAAACTTCGCCTCGGAACTGATCGAAGTGATCAGTGCTattctcgacgtcgag GAAGACAATGACGGTCACTTGTTAGCTCTCCAGTGCGTCAAAGACCTCATGTGCAAATCCGCCGACGAATTTATTGATCACTTCGCTCGTCTCGGTGTCATGCAGCGGATCAATAGCCTAGCGGGGCATCCGCCGAGGAAAACGAGCGACAGCAGCGGCGGAAACGAAACCGATAAAGACGAAAGCGCCGAAAGTAGCGCTAAGGGATCGTCTCTGCAGACGTTGGCCTTACCCGATGCGCGAGACTTTTCGCTGGGAAAACCGTACCACTGGCGCAACTGGAACCTAGTTCGCGGTCGAGACTGCGTCTACTTGTGGAACGAGCACTGCGCCTTGGAATTGTCGTGCGGCAGCAACGGCTggtttcgctttctcgtcgacggaaaaaTGGCGACGATGTACTCGAGCGGCAGTCCCGAGACGGGGTCGGAATCGGTGGACGCTGCCAAGGAGTTCGTCGAGAAGTTGCATCGAGCGCGAAGTCTTTCGCTTCTATCTTCGGCGTCTTTTGGACTGCAAAGTCAGCCCGTTCTTTCGGGAGTCGATTCGGgtttcaaaatcgtcgttggAAACTGGTCGTTTCATAGCGTTAAAGAGGGCGAACTGGAAATTCGAAACTCGACCGGTTATCAC CAAGCCACAATTCTTAAAGAAGATCTCACCGGATTTATTTTTGAGTCGAACCGTCGTTCACGACGAACATACACTGCTACCACGACTTTAG GAAACGAATTTTCGCTTATTGAAGTGGGGTCAAAGAAAGGCAGACGATCGTTGTCGAAAGCGGAGACGGTAAAGCAGAAAATCGAGCGTCTAGGATCAGAAATCGTCGGCAAATATTTTGCTGCTGCATCGGCGCAAACGCGACCGGCGATGCAGGAGTTGCAGGAGATCGTTGAAAAAATCGGCGCGAGCAGTGACGAAACG AGCGAATctcgcgtcgaatcgctgaAACGACTAGCGGGCCTATTTGTTGGCGAAAAGACTCTTTCGCCTTTCGAAATTCAAACTAGCAGTCTCGTACCCGCTCTTCTGTCGTATCTCTCGCACAATTCTAACGAACACAAGGCGGCTTTTTTGTTGGCATTTCACGAGTCGAATGCGTCGAG CTCGAATACACCAGCAATTGGGCTTGTGAAGAATCTCATTTCCGTTTTGGAGTCGACGGAAAAGTATCCCGTGTATCAGTATGACAGTCCTGGCTACAGTTTTGGAATGCAG GCTCTCACTCggcgttttcgctttcgacttGAAATGTCTTCTGATTGCGGCGGCCTTATTGACTACACCGGACGCACCATCAAGATAGAACCGTTGGCTACTGTCGGCATGCTTCGCAGGCATCTCCTTAAAATG GTGGCCAAGCAGTGGTATGACTATGATCGTACGGCGTTCACTTTTGCCAAGAAACTTCGGGAAGTCGAGGAAAACAGGTCGTCTTTGGTCTTCAAGCACACGgccgatttcgacgaaaatGGGATCATCTACTGGATCGGCACGAATGCGAA AACGGAGAGTGAGTGGGTGAATCCTGGCACTTACTGTCTCGTTGTGATCAGCTCGTCGGAGGGTCGGACGCTTCCGTACGGGCGAGTCGAAGACATCCTTAGCCGCGACTCGTCGCCAAAGAATTGCCACACAAGCGACGACCA AAACGCGTGGCTTGCAATCGATATGGGCATCATATTCGTGCCTACCGCCTATTCGCTTCGGCACGCACGAGGATACGGAAG ATCAGCGCTGCGCAATTGGCAATTTCAGTTATCCAAAGACGGGCAGCAGTGGGTCACAATTCGCGAACATGTCAACGATGGAACGTTGAATGATCCTGG ATCAACAGGTACGTGGACTTTGGACCCACCGTCCGAAGATGGATGGCGCCACGTTCGAATCAAAGTCACCGGGAAGAATTCGAGCAATCAGACTCACTATCTGTCTCTATCCGGATTCGAGGTGTACGGGTCGGTGACGAAGGTGTGCACGGATCAATTGGGTAAGGCTGCGCGCGAGATGGAAGTTGCTCTACGACGGCAAAGAAAGACTCTAAAACAGCAG GTGAAGAGTCAGTTTGTTGTTGGCGCTCGCGTTGTGCGTGGCATTGATTGGAAATGGAGAGATCAGGACGGAAGTCCGCCAGGAGCTGGAACGATTACTGGCGAGCTGCACAACG GCTGGGTCGATGTTTCGTGGGATCACAGCGGAGCCAATTCGTATCGAATGGGAGCGGAGGGAAAATACGATCTCAAGCTGGCACCGCCAGAGCTGGCGAATGCCaagccgtcgtcttcgtcatcatcgtcttcttcgtcgtcgtcgtcgtcgtcgtcgtcagcagcggcggcggctcctTCGTCGACTCAGGCCCGAACCGGAAACGGCGGCGATGAAGGACGTATGCGAACAGCCGTGCACGAACTACTCGCAGCGGCACTTCGGGGAAAACGGAGCCAAGACGAGAGAAACGAGGCCGCGGacggaaaggaaaaaagcggcgacgaaggtaGAATGGTCAAGCCGCCGACGagttcgtcatcgtcgacagGAGTAGACGACGCTTCGGCAGCAA GATCCGTTGCCGACATGTTGGGTTTGGATAGGGATACCGTAGCTCAGCTTCTTGGCGAATTGAGAGGCGTCGagtgcgacgacgtttgcgaacccgtcaacgacgacgacgaagaggacgaggatttggaggacgacgatgacgactttggcaatgaagacgatgaacAGGAAAATTATGACGAC gacgacgaagatgagaACGTGCTTATGACGGGAAAGCGAAAGTGGGATGACGACTTCGTATTGAAACGTCAGTTTCACGCTTTGTTGCCGGCTTTTGATCCTCGTCCGGGCCGAACCAATTTGCCGCAAACTCAAGATCTGTCCGTGCCACCTCCAG ATGCTCCCGACTCCGATTTTCCGGATTCTCGTCAGTGTAGTGCGTCTCAGGTTAATCTCGGTCTGAAATTGCGTTTTCAGTCTGCGGAAAAG GGGTCAATATGTGAAGAAGTGCTCTGTGAGTCCGACGCACCGTTGTTCCGCTTTGTACAGAACGTCTTCCTCTCGGATGTCGCTAATCCCAAGCCGGACAAGCTGCGACAGATCTGGGAGCCCATCTACAC aCTGACGTACTGTGGGCTGACTGGAGATGGTGATACTTTTGAAGCGAATACGGCAATT GGGAAATGGCCTCTCGGCTTTGTTGAGAAGCACTTGGGCACGAAACGCCTTCCGAAATCTGAATTGATTACGTACTTACAGCAGTCAGCCAATCCCAGCTGGCTCAAGAAATGGAAGCTGATCGGTTTGCCGAGAAGCATTCGAAAAAACAAGAATTGTCACCAGTTGACGTCAGCATACAAA GATTTTTGTCGTTCATCTAAAGCGCGACTTGTAAGTGCTGGTCCGACGGGCAAACAGGAACAAGGCCAGTGGAAGGAAGAGGCTGAAAACGCGCTGAATTTACTCGAATTGCTACGCAACCTATCACAGTCTGAGGGAGAGCCAAGCGACGGGAAGG TTCATTCTTTTGACGTTTCCATGTCCGAGTTCTACAGCAAGAAACTATCCAACAAAGTTCTACACCAGATACAG GAACCTCTTGTACTGACTAGTGATGCTCTACCTGACTGGTGCACCCACTTGATGTTGAACCATCCCCTCTTGTTTCCGTATGAGACTCGGGCGCAGTATTTTGCTGCGACGAGCTTCGGTGTGTCAAG GGCAATAGTGTGGCTTCAGAGCCTTAGAGACGGCGGTGCGCCGCCAGGTCGACAGGTAACCGCTCGTCGCGGCGAAGAGGCGAACGAGTACCGCATGGGGCGGCTGAAGCACGAGCGCGTCGTTGTGCCGCGTTCCAGTGACGACGGAAAACTGCTTGATTGGGCGTTCAACGTTATGCGACTCCACGGGCCACGGAAGAGCATACTAGAA GTGGAATTTCTAGACGAGGAAGGAACTGGACTTGGACCGACTCTGGAGTTCTTTGCTCTTGTTGCCGCAGGACTGCAACGTCGCGACTTGGGCCTGTGGATTTGTGATGACGATTGTGTCGCTGAGCGCGAA CTTGACCTTGGCCGAGGGTTACGCCCTCGCGGCTACTACGTTCAACGGGAGAGCGGTCTCTTTCCTTCGCCGTTTCCCCAGTCGCACCAGTCCATTCATCGGCTCGTTCGCctatttcgctttctcggcACGTTCGTAGCTCGTTGCCTTCAAGACAACCGTCTCGTCAACATTCCCTTTTCCCATCCTATGTTTAAAATGATGTCCACGGGGGGCGTCGTCAGTGGCAaagaagacggcgtcaaGACTCCGTCGCTTTCTCGCACAAAAGAAGTGAAGGAAGAGACCGTTCAGGCGATAAAGAGTCCTTCGAATgagacggcagcggcgaatCCTGTCGATTTAGCGTCGCCGACGGGCAAGACTGGTCCTAGTTCCTGGCGGCTCCGAAGGAATTGGTTTTCGTCCGTTCTTACGGACGAGGACTTTGTTGAAGTCGATCCACATCGTGGTAAGTTTGTGCTTGAGCTGAAAAaattgtcgtcgaagaggGAAGAAATTATGGTTGACGAGACAATTGGccaagaggagaaggaaaagagagtTGCTGGGCTGAGGTTGGCTGTCCCTGATTCAGGGGACGGCAGTGGCACGGTAATGCTTGACGACTTGTG TCTTGACTTTCAGTTTaatccgtcgtcgaaaatttaTGGCTATTCAGATTATCCGCTTAAACCGGGGGCAGAGAACACT CCCCTTACGCTGTCGAACGCCTCCGAATTTGTTGATTTGGTGAccgatttttgccttgacacTGGCATAGAAAGTCAGATGAATGCATTTCGTG ACGGATTCAACGTTGTTTTTCCAATGGAAAAACTTCGCAGTTTCActgcagaagaaatttcGCTGATGCTGCGCGGCGAACACGCGCCCGATTGGACGCGAAACGATGTCCTACGCTTCACAGAACCGAAAAACGGATACACAAAAGAAAGCCGTGGATATCagcatttcgtcgacgtcatgaCATCGCTCGATTCCCACGAACGTCGTTCCTTTCTTCAGTTCACGACTGGCTGCTCGTCATTGCCTCCCGGTGGTCTCGCCAATCTCCACCCGCGGCTTACCGTCGTTAAGAAAGATCGAGAGCACGCGGGAACGTTGCCGTCCGTCAACACGTGCGTTCACTATCTTAAATTGCCGGAGTACGATTCGGCCGAGGAGCTCAAGGAGAAATTGATGGCTGCGACCAATGAGAAgggctttcatttgaattaA